Proteins encoded by one window of Sphaerodactylus townsendi isolate TG3544 linkage group LG02, MPM_Stown_v2.3, whole genome shotgun sequence:
- the VCPKMT gene encoding LOW QUALITY PROTEIN: protein N-lysine methyltransferase METTL21D (The sequence of the model RefSeq protein was modified relative to this genomic sequence to represent the inferred CDS: deleted 1 base in 1 codon) produces the protein MSAFERELRRRDGSGPLRVAQRAAAGGPGGVVWDAALVLARFLDKSAAHQQAPPGRRLRLPLRRRAVLELGAGTGLVGLMAASLGANVTVTDLEEVQDLLKMNIENNQHLVTGSIQAKVLKWGEEVTDFLPAPDYILMADCIYYEESLEPLIKTLKDLSHPETHILCCYEERTMGKNPEVERRYFELLQKDFELEKVPLDKQDEEYQSEDILIFIIRRKRTDATS, from the exons ATGTCCGCGTTCGAGCGGGAGCTGCGCCGGCGGGACGGGTCGGGGCCGCTGCGGGTGGCGCAGCGGGCGGCC GCGGGCGGGCCGGGCGGGGTGGTGTGGGACGCGGCGCTGGTGCTGGCCCGCTTCCTCGACAAGAGCGCGGCCCACCAGCAGGCCCCGCCGGGCCGCCGCCTCCGCCTGCCGCTGCGCCGCCGCGCCGTGCTCGAGCTGGGCGCCGGGACGGGCCTCGTGGGCCTCATGGCCGCCAGCCTCGG GGCAAATGTTACAGTTACTGATCTTGAGGAAGTTCAAGATTTGCTGAAAATGAACATTGAGAATAATCAGCATCTGGTCACTGGATCCATTCAAGCCAAGGTACTGAAATG GGGAGAAGAAGTAACAGACTTTCTTCCTGCGCCGGATTATATACTGATGGCAGATTGCATCTACTACGAAGAG TCATTGGAGCCACTAATCAAGACTCTGAAAGACCTTTCTCACCCAGAGACCCACATTCTTTGCTGCTATGAAGAAAGAACTatggggaaaaacccagaagtggagcGGAGATACTTTGAG CTTCTTCAGAAGGACTTTGAACTGGAAAAAGTTCCCCTGGACAAGCAAGATGAGGAATATCAGAGCGAGGACATCCTTATCTTCATCATCCGAAGGAAAAGAACG GACGCCACATCATGA